The following is a genomic window from Deltaproteobacteria bacterium HGW-Deltaproteobacteria-4.
CTCTTTGCCGGCAAGGCTCTGAAGACCGATAACCATGGCACTTATAACAGCTATCAGCCGGTACCGGCGGCGGTCAGTGAACTGGCACGCGCTGCCGGCGTCGATGCTCTCCTCGTTGTCGTCCTCAATGGCGTCGAAAACAAGGGGAAGCGCTGGGAGCGCCTTGGCCCCCGTTACCTCGAAAGCACTTTTAATGAAATTCAGGCTTCGGCCATGGTGCTGGCGGCGAGCGGCGAGATCCTCTGGGAGAAGCCGGGAGCCAGCGGTGTCCCCTTTGTCGATTTGCAGTATGCTGACTTTGATGAGGCGTATCACAATCGCACGGATCAGGTAACCCTGCGTTTTGTTGCCCCGGAAGGGCTTCGCCGGGCGCTGCAGGCCAGCGATAGGGGGCTTTTGGAAAAGGAAGGTTTCTCGACATTGTACCGTACCCTCTTTGATTCCCTCAGCGAGGAATTGGCGATCAGTAAATTCTGGCGGAAATAATAACAGGAGCGAGCCATGACTATTACGGAACAGATTGCAAAATTCCTTTCCTCCCCGGCTTTTGCTGTGGCCGGGGCATCAACAAAGCGGGAAAAGTACGGTAACATGGTTGTCCGTTGCTATCAGCAGCAAGGGAAAGAGGTGATCCCTCTCCATCCTCTCGAGAAGGAGATTGAAGGGCTCGCCTGCGTCACTTCGGTCAAGGATCTCCCCCCCACGGTCAAGAGCCTTTCGATGATTACACCGCCGCAAGTGACGGAGAAGATCGTCGCGGCAGCGATTGCCCATGGCATCGAGAATATCTGGATGCAGCCCGGGGCAGAGAGCGCTGCAGCGGTGGAACTCTGCCGGGAGCAGGGAGTGAACGTTATTGCCGACGGCAGTTGTATTCTGGTGGTTCTCGGTTTCCGCGGCCATTGATGATAAAAACAGCTTTTTCGCAGGAAAAAAGAGAAAAAATGAGCAACTGGAGTTGACAACCGGCAAAAAAGGGTGTTACTTAATCACGGTCAATTCCAGTTGCTTTCTTTGCTTTACTTCCAGGGACTTCCTTTCACTCTAGATCAAACCCCACTTCGTATCAGGATAGTGCAAGTTGACAGAGTTTAACTGCCCCCATGCCGCTACCCTTCGATAAATTCCGTTACCGTTTTATTGCTCTTAGCCAATTCGATTCGACCAGACCTGAACGCTTGCCGCGTGCTTTATCGCGTTGTCGTGCTGTTTTGGACGTCATGCTCAAGGAGAATTCATGAACCTGAAAGAACTGAAAGAAAAGAAGATCATTGACCTCGTCGCCATTGGCCGTGAACTCAAGGTCGAGGGTGCCCCGGGGATGCGCAAGCAGGATCTGATCTTCGGCATCCTCAATGCCACCGCCGAAAAGAATGGTGCAATCTTCGGCGAAGGGGTTCTTGAAATCCTCCCGGACGGCTTTGGCTTTCTCCGTGCTCCCGATGCGAATTACCTCCCCGGCCCTGACGATATTTATGTCTCGCCGTCGCAAATTCGTCGTTTTAACCTGCGCACCGGTGACACCGTCTCCGGACAGATTCGTCCGCCGAAGGAGGGGGAGCGTTACTTTGCTCTCCTCAAGGTCTCCGAGGTCAACTTCGAAGATCCGGCCGTGGCCCGCGAAAAGACCCTTTTTGACAACCTTACCCCCCTTTATCCCGAGGAGCGCCTCAATCTTGAGTGTGCGCCGGACAATCTGCCGATGCGGGTGATGGATATTACCACACCAATCGGTAAGGGACAGCGCGGTCTTATTGTCGCGCCGCCGCGAACCGGCAAGACCATGCTCCTGCAGAATATCGCCAACTCGATCACCACCAACCATCCCGAGGTCTATCTCATCGTCCTGCTCATCGATGAGCGCCCGGAAGAAGTGACCGATATGCAGCGTTCGGTCCACGGCGAAGTGATCTCCTCCACCTTTGACGAGCCGGCGACCCGGCACGTGCAGGTGGCGGAGATGGTCATCGAAAAAGCCAAGCGCCTCGTCGAGCACAAGCGCGACGTCGTCATTCTCCTCGATTCCATCACCCGACTGGCGCGGGCCTACAATACCGTTGTCCCCCCTTCGGGCAAGATTCTTTCCGGCGGTCTCGATTCTAATGCCCTGCACAAACCGAAACGCTTCTTTGGTGCGGCCCGCAATATTGAAGAAGGGGGCTCCTTGACGATCATCGCCACCGCCCTGGTCGATACCGGCAGCAAGATGGACGAAGTCATCTTTGAAGAGTTCAAGGGGACCGGTAACATGGAGGTCCATCTTGATCGGCGTCTCATCGAACGGCGGGTTTTTCCGGCGATCGATGTCAACAAGTCGGGCACCCGCCGTGAGGAGCTCCTCCTCGACAAGGTAAGCCTGCAGCGGATGTGGTTGCTGCGTAAGGTTTTGTCGAGCATGAATGTTGTCGATACCATGGAGTTTCTATTGGAAAAACTGGCTGCAACAAAGAGCAATCAGGAGTTTTTCGATTCGATGAACCAATAGGTTGAAATCGATTGCAAGTGAAAATGAAAGGTGCTATAAACACTTTTCTTAAAAAGCCCAATCCCCTGCACTTACCAGGGATCAAAGGAGTCACAGAGATGAAAGAAGGAATTCACCCTAATTACGACGATGTTCTGGTGAAATGCCATTGCGGCAGCACCGTTGCAACCCGTTCCACCCGCACCAAGGGGGGAGAGATCCACACGGAAATCTGTTCCCAGTGCCACCCTTTCTACACCGGTAAGCAGAAGCTGATGGATACCGAAGGGCGTATCGACCGCTTCCGTAAGAAGTACGGCCAGGTCTAGGCAAGTCCGAATCGGCCCGCAAGGGCCGATTCTTTTTTCTTCGAGGTCCCCCTACCTGTTAGCCTCGTGCACGGGGCGAAGAAAGAGCCATGCGCGTCCAATTATTGAGCTACACTCCCGATCCCGAGCAGGTGGCGGCTGCCGCCGCCCGTCTCTGCTACTCCTCGGCCGACATTTCCCGGCTGATGGAGCGGAGTCGGGACGACCATGCTGTCTTGCTGGCCAAGATCCTTGATCTCGGCCATTTTTCCGTTTTGGAGCATGCCTCCTTTACCTTCGGGATTGAAGGGATCAGTCGCGCCTGTTCGCACCAACTGGTGCGACATCGCATCGCTTCCTATTCGCAGCAGAGCCAGCGCTATGTCGCCGTACAGGAACGATTTCCGGCAATCATGCCGCCGACGATTGCCGAAAATCCGCAGCTCTCCGCTCGCTTTGAAGCCTTTCTCAATGACTGTCATGCCCTGTATGGCGAGTTGATGGCAGCCGGGATTCCAGCGGAAGATGCGCGTTTCGTGCTGCCGAATGCCGCCGAAACCAAGCTGGTGATGACGATGAATGCCCGCGAATTGCGGCACTTTTTTGCGTTGCGCTGCTGCCGGCGCGCGCAATGGGAGATCCGGGAAATGGCGACGGCAATGTTGCGCGTCTGCAAACCGGTAGCCCCTCTCCTCTTTGCCGATGCCGGTCCGGGTTGTCTGGTTGGCGCCTGTCCTGAGGGGAAGATGACCTGCGGCCAGGCCGCAATGGTGCGTCAGGAATTTAAGAATGTTTAAAAAACTTGAAGAAGTCGTCGATCGTTTCCGTGAGGTCGAAGGCCTTCTCTATGATCCGACAACAATTGCTGATCAGGGGCGTTTTCGCGCCCTGAACCGCGAGCACGCCGATCTGGCTGAAATAGTCGAGACTTTTGCCCGCTACAAGGCGATCGGCGAAGAGATCGCCGGTCTGCGCGAGCTGCTGCGCGAAAGCGATGCCGAGATGCGCGAACTCGCCAAGCAGGAGTTGCCGGAACTGGAGAATCAGCACCGCGAGTTGATTGAGGAGTTGCGTCTCCTCCTCTTGCCAAAGGATCCGAACGATGCCCGCAATGTCATCCTTGAGATCCGTGCCGGCACCGGCGGCGAAGAAGCCGCACTTTTTGCCGGCTCCCTCTTCCGCATGTACTGTCGCTATGCGGAAAACAAGGGCTGGAAAGTCGAACTTCTCAGCCTTTCGGAAGCGGACGCCGGCGGGGTCAAAGAAGCGATTGCCCTGATCAGCGGACAGCGCGTCTATTCGCGCCTCAAGTATGAAAGTGGTACACACCGGGTGCAGCGGGTTCCCGAAACCGAATCGCAGGGGCGCATTCATACCTCGGCCTGCACCGTAGCAGTCCTCCCGGAAGCCGATGATGTTGAACTTGATATCGATCCCGGTGATCTGCGCATAGACGTTTATCGGGCGCAAGGGGCCGGGGGTCAGCATGTCAACAAGACCGAGTCGGCGGTGCGGATCACCCACCTTCCGACCGGCGTCGTCGTGGCCTGCCAGGAAGGGAAGTCGCAACATAAGAATAAAGCTGCCGCGATGAAATTGCTCACAAGCCGCATCCTTGATGCGATGGTGGCGGAGCAGCATGCGCAGATCTCAGCCGACCGTAAGAGTCAGATCGGCAGCGGCGACCGCAGCGAACGGATTCGTACCTACAACTTCCCGCAAGGGCGCTGCACCGATCACCGCATCGGTCTGACCCTGTACAAGCTGGATGCGATCATGCAGGGGGATATCGACGAGATTCTCGACGCGCTGGCGACGCATTATCAAAGTCAGCTTCTCAGCGGTCAGGAGTCGCTGGCTTGAGGGAAGCCTGGACGGTCCTCGATCTCCTCAAGTGGACGGCCAGTTACTTTGCCGGCAAAGGAATTGAAAACGGCCGTCTCGACGCAGAGTTGCTCCTTGCCGAGATTCTCAAGCTCAACCGGATCGGCCTGTATCTCAATTTTGACCGACCGGTCAACAGCGACGAATTGGCGGTTTTTCGTGCCTTGATCGAACGCCGGGCGCGGCGCGAACCGATCGCTTATATCCTCGGGCGCTGTGAATTCTGGTCGCTGACCTTCAAAGTCGGCCCAGAAGTCCTCATCCCGCGCGGAGATACCGAGACACTGGTCGAAGCCGCCCTCAAGGTACTACCGCCGGGGGGGACGCTCCTCGATGTTGGTGTCGGCAGCGGTGCCATTGCTTTGGCGATTGCCCATGATCGCCCGGATGTGCAGGTCGAAGGAATCGATTTAAGTCCGGCGGCTCTGGCGCTTGCGACAGAAAATGCTCAAAATCTCGGGTTGACAGCGCGGGTGACATTGCGGCAGGGCGATCTCTTTACTCTGGATGATAGCCGCCAATACGACGTTATCGTCTCCAACCCGCCCTATATTGCCATTGGGGAGAAGGCGACACTGATGCCGGAGGTGCGCGATTTTGAACCGGCGCTCGCCCTCTTTGCCGGCGAAGATGGTCTCGACTGCTACCGCGCCCTGATCCCGGCGGCCAGGGGTGCGTTGAAGAGTTCCGGAATCCTCTTTGTTGAGGTTGGCGCCGGTCAGGCCGAAGCAGTCGCAGAGCTCTTTGCTATTGCCGGTTACGTAGAAATCTTCACCAACCGCGATCTCGCCGGGATCGATCGGGTCGTCGCCGGACGCAAGGCGTCGGGATGCATTTCGCCCAATATGTAAACGAGGAATCTCTTGGATAAATTGATCATACACGGCGGTCGTCGTCTCAGTGGTGAGGTTGCGGTCAGCGGTTCGAAGAACGCGGCATTGCCGATCTTCTTTGCCACCCTTTTGGCTGCGGGGCGGCATGAAATTGATAACGTCCCTTTTCTGCGCGATATCAATACCACCATCAAAGTTCTGACCTCCCTCGGGGCTTGCGTCGAAGGGGATGGGCATAAGGTCATTGTCGATACCACCGGGGTCGATCAGGTCGAAGCGACCTATGAACTGGTCAAGACCATGCGCGCTTCGGTTCTGGTCCTCGGGCCGCTGTTGGCGCGTTTCGGCCGCGCCCGCGTCTCCCTCCCCGGCGGCTGCGCCATCGGCGCGCGGCCGATCAATCTCCATCTCAAGGGGCTTGAGGCGATGGGGGCGGAGATCCACCTTTCGCATGGTTATGTCGAAGCGACCTGTCCGCGACTGCGCGGCGCCCGGATCTACTTTGATCTGCCGACCGTCGGCGGCACAGAGCATCTGATGATGACCGCGACCCTGGCTGAGGGGGTGACGGTTATCGAAAATGCTGCCCGCGAACCGGAGATCGCTGAACTCGCCGATGTCCTCATCAAGATGGGGGCACTCATCGAAGGGGCGGGGACCGACACCATCCGCATCACCGGTGTCAAGGAGCTGCAACCCTTTACTCATAGCGTCATGCCCGACCGCATCGAAGCCGGCACCTTCATGATCGCGGCGGCGATGACGCAGGGCGATATCCGTCTGCGCGATATGCGCCTTGACCATCTCGATGCCCTGGTCTTCAAACTTCAGGATGCCGGGGTCGAGGTCTTCACCCGTGATGGACTGGTGCATGTGCGCGGCCCGGAGGCGATTCGGCCGGTGAATATCAAGACCCGTCCTTATCCCGGCTTCCCCACCGATATGCAGGCCCAGTTCATGGCGTTGATGACGATTGCCGAGGGGACGAGTGTCATCGGCGAGAATATCTTCGAAAACCGCTTCATGCATGTCTCCGAGCTGTTGCGTTTTGGTGCGGATATCGAAATTTCCGGCAGTACCGCTACCGTGCGCGGCGTCAAGCAGCTCTCCGGGGCGCCGACCATGGCGACCGATCTGCGCGCCAGTGCCTCGCTGATCCTCGCTGCTTTGGCGGCCGACAACACCAGCGAGGTTTCGCGCATTTATCATCTCGATCGCGGTTACGAACGCATCGAAGAGAAGCTGCGCCTCCTCGGTGCGGATATCGTCCGCGTCCACGAACCGATGTAAAATGACTATGTAGGGGCGAGGCGGTGCCTCGCCCAGGGCGACCCATCGGGTCGCCCCTACGGGGAAATTATGAGCGACTGGATTACCTTTGCCCTGCCCAAGGGGCGGATCATGCAGGATTCGATGGCCCTTCTTGGCCGCATCGGCATTACCTGCCCGGAGATGGAAGACGGCGGCAGCCGCAAGCTCGTCTTCGAAAATAAAAAGGATCGCTACCGCTTTATGGCGGTGCGCGCCACCGACGTGCCGACTTATGTTGAGTACGGCTGCGCCGATCTCGGCGTTGTCGGCAAGGATACCCTCCTTGAACAGGAAAAGGACCTTTACGAGCCGGTTGACCTCAAGTTCGGCTATTGTCGGCTGGTGGTGGCCGAGCCCCGCGAGTTGCTCGAATCCGACGACCCGAGCGGTTGGTCGAATATTCGCGTCGCCACCAAGTATCCCCACATCACCGCCCGCTACTTCGCGGCGAAGGGGATCCAGGTCGAACTGGTCAAACTTTACGGTTCGATCGAGCTGGCGCCGCTGGTCGGTCTTGCCGAGCGCATTGTCGATCTCGTTTCCACCGGCGCCACCCTGCGCGAAAACGGCCTGGTCGAAGTCGAGACGATCGCCGAGATCACCAGCCATCTCATCGTCAATCGCGCCAGCCTCAAGACCAAACATCAGCGTATTCGCAAGATTATCGATGGGCTGGAAAAGGTTGTTGCGGAAGGGTAGGGGCGGTCCCCCGTGGCCGCCCGCTTTGGGCTGAATCGGGCAGGCACAGGGGCCTGCCCCTACAAGAGGTTGTTATGATGCAGATTCTTCATTTTGACGATCCGGGTTTTGCTGCAGCCTTCCAGCGCATCGAAGAGCGCGGCGAGACCCCGCCGGCCGGCGTCGAAGCAACTGTTGCCGCGATCATAGCCGATGTGCGCGAGCGGGGCGATGCGGCTCTCTTTGAATATACCTCCCGCTTTGACCGCCTTGAACTTAATGCCGACAACATCGAGATTTCGCAGGATGAGTTGAGCGCGGCTCTTGAATCGATTAGCGTCGAATCACGGCAAGCTTTGGAACTGGCGGCAGAGCGGATTACCCGCTTTCATGCCAAGCAAAAGCAGGAGACCTGGCTCTCCACCGACGAGGCCGATGTCCTCCTCGGCCAGATGGTTCGTCCTCTTGACCGCGTCGGCATTTACGTTCCCGGCGGCAAAGCTTCCTATCCTTCTTCAGTCCTGATGAACGCTCTCCCCGCCAAAGTAGCCGGGGTGACTGAAATCATCATGGTGGTGCCGACTCCGGGCGGCGAGATCAATCCCCATGTTTTGGCGGCGGCGAAGATCGCCGGCGTCGATCGCGTCTTTCGGGTTGGCGGCGCCCAGGCCGTGGCGGCTCTGGCCTATGGCACCGCCTCGATTCCGCGCGTCGACAAGATCACCGGTCCCGGTAATATCTATGTCGCCACCGCCAAGAAGCAGGTCTTTGGCCGCGTCGATATCGATATGATCGCCGGCCCGAGCGAGATTCTCATTATCAACGACGGCAGCGGCAACCCGGCGCATTTGGCCGCGGATCTCCTTTCCCAGGCCGAGCACGACGAGCTTGCCTCTTCGGTACTGGTGACCACCGATGGGGATATGGCGACGGCGGTGCAGGAACAGGTCGAGATCCAGTTGCGTCAGCTCAGTCGCGAAGTCATTGCCCGCAGTGCGATCGAGGCTTATGGTGCCATCATCGTTGCCCGAGATCTCGACGAAGTGATTGCTTTTTCCAACCGCCTCGCTCCTGAACACCTCGAACTCGCGGTCAACGACCCCTTTGCCATT
Proteins encoded in this region:
- a CDS encoding transcription termination factor Rho, translated to MNLKELKEKKIIDLVAIGRELKVEGAPGMRKQDLIFGILNATAEKNGAIFGEGVLEILPDGFGFLRAPDANYLPGPDDIYVSPSQIRRFNLRTGDTVSGQIRPPKEGERYFALLKVSEVNFEDPAVAREKTLFDNLTPLYPEERLNLECAPDNLPMRVMDITTPIGKGQRGLIVAPPRTGKTMLLQNIANSITTNHPEVYLIVLLIDERPEEVTDMQRSVHGEVISSTFDEPATRHVQVAEMVIEKAKRLVEHKRDVVILLDSITRLARAYNTVVPPSGKILSGGLDSNALHKPKRFFGAARNIEEGGSLTIIATALVDTGSKMDEVIFEEFKGTGNMEVHLDRRLIERRVFPAIDVNKSGTRREELLLDKVSLQRMWLLRKVLSSMNVVDTMEFLLEKLAATKSNQEFFDSMNQ
- the hisD gene encoding histidinol dehydrogenase, translated to MMQILHFDDPGFAAAFQRIEERGETPPAGVEATVAAIIADVRERGDAALFEYTSRFDRLELNADNIEISQDELSAALESISVESRQALELAAERITRFHAKQKQETWLSTDEADVLLGQMVRPLDRVGIYVPGGKASYPSSVLMNALPAKVAGVTEIIMVVPTPGGEINPHVLAAAKIAGVDRVFRVGGAQAVAALAYGTASIPRVDKITGPGNIYVATAKKQVFGRVDIDMIAGPSEILIINDGSGNPAHLAADLLSQAEHDELASSVLVTTDGDMATAVQEQVEIQLRQLSREVIARSAIEAYGAIIVARDLDEVIAFSNRLAPEHLELAVNDPFAILPQIRHAGAIFMGHHTPEAAGDYLAGPNHTLPTGGTARFFSPLSVDDYVKKSSIVSFSAAGLKRLGSEIVRIAELEGLEAHARSVSIRLESD
- a CDS encoding 50S ribosomal protein L31 — protein: MKEGIHPNYDDVLVKCHCGSTVATRSTRTKGGEIHTEICSQCHPFYTGKQKLMDTEGRIDRFRKKYGQV
- the murA gene encoding UDP-N-acetylglucosamine 1-carboxyvinyltransferase; the encoded protein is MDKLIIHGGRRLSGEVAVSGSKNAALPIFFATLLAAGRHEIDNVPFLRDINTTIKVLTSLGACVEGDGHKVIVDTTGVDQVEATYELVKTMRASVLVLGPLLARFGRARVSLPGGCAIGARPINLHLKGLEAMGAEIHLSHGYVEATCPRLRGARIYFDLPTVGGTEHLMMTATLAEGVTVIENAAREPEIAELADVLIKMGALIEGAGTDTIRITGVKELQPFTHSVMPDRIEAGTFMIAAAMTQGDIRLRDMRLDHLDALVFKLQDAGVEVFTRDGLVHVRGPEAIRPVNIKTRPYPGFPTDMQAQFMALMTIAEGTSVIGENIFENRFMHVSELLRFGADIEISGSTATVRGVKQLSGAPTMATDLRASASLILAALAADNTSEVSRIYHLDRGYERIEEKLRLLGADIVRVHEPM
- a CDS encoding ATP phosphoribosyltransferase; its protein translation is MSDWITFALPKGRIMQDSMALLGRIGITCPEMEDGGSRKLVFENKKDRYRFMAVRATDVPTYVEYGCADLGVVGKDTLLEQEKDLYEPVDLKFGYCRLVVAEPRELLESDDPSGWSNIRVATKYPHITARYFAAKGIQVELVKLYGSIELAPLVGLAERIVDLVSTGATLRENGLVEVETIAEITSHLIVNRASLKTKHQRIRKIIDGLEKVVAEG
- the prmC gene encoding peptide chain release factor N(5)-glutamine methyltransferase — encoded protein: MREAWTVLDLLKWTASYFAGKGIENGRLDAELLLAEILKLNRIGLYLNFDRPVNSDELAVFRALIERRARREPIAYILGRCEFWSLTFKVGPEVLIPRGDTETLVEAALKVLPPGGTLLDVGVGSGAIALAIAHDRPDVQVEGIDLSPAALALATENAQNLGLTARVTLRQGDLFTLDDSRQYDVIVSNPPYIAIGEKATLMPEVRDFEPALALFAGEDGLDCYRALIPAARGALKSSGILFVEVGAGQAEAVAELFAIAGYVEIFTNRDLAGIDRVVAGRKASGCISPNM
- a CDS encoding CoA-binding protein, which translates into the protein MTITEQIAKFLSSPAFAVAGASTKREKYGNMVVRCYQQQGKEVIPLHPLEKEIEGLACVTSVKDLPPTVKSLSMITPPQVTEKIVAAAIAHGIENIWMQPGAESAAAVELCREQGVNVIADGSCILVVLGFRGH
- a CDS encoding thymidylate synthase (FAD) produces the protein MRVQLLSYTPDPEQVAAAAARLCYSSADISRLMERSRDDHAVLLAKILDLGHFSVLEHASFTFGIEGISRACSHQLVRHRIASYSQQSQRYVAVQERFPAIMPPTIAENPQLSARFEAFLNDCHALYGELMAAGIPAEDARFVLPNAAETKLVMTMNARELRHFFALRCCRRAQWEIREMATAMLRVCKPVAPLLFADAGPGCLVGACPEGKMTCGQAAMVRQEFKNV
- a CDS encoding peptide chain release factor 1, which produces MFKKLEEVVDRFREVEGLLYDPTTIADQGRFRALNREHADLAEIVETFARYKAIGEEIAGLRELLRESDAEMRELAKQELPELENQHRELIEELRLLLLPKDPNDARNVILEIRAGTGGEEAALFAGSLFRMYCRYAENKGWKVELLSLSEADAGGVKEAIALISGQRVYSRLKYESGTHRVQRVPETESQGRIHTSACTVAVLPEADDVELDIDPGDLRIDVYRAQGAGGQHVNKTESAVRITHLPTGVVVACQEGKSQHKNKAAAMKLLTSRILDAMVAEQHAQISADRKSQIGSGDRSERIRTYNFPQGRCTDHRIGLTLYKLDAIMQGDIDEILDALATHYQSQLLSGQESLA